A single genomic interval of Pseudochaenichthys georgianus chromosome 3, fPseGeo1.2, whole genome shotgun sequence harbors:
- the lrrc4cb gene encoding leucine-rich repeat-containing protein 4C, whose protein sequence is MLNTMISSLQRQTMRGRRLKGALSNPLFVLLLALQILVVAGLVRAQTCPSVCSCSNQFSKVICTRRSLRDVPDGISTNTRYLNLQDNLIQVIKVDSFKHLRHLEILQLSKNHIRNIEIGAFNGLASLNTLELFDNRLTTIPNGAFEYLSKLKELWLRNNPIESIPSYAFNRVPSLRRLDLGELKRLSYISDGAFKDLSNLRYLNLGMCNLKEIPNILPLIRLEELEMSGNQLTVVKPSAFLGLVNLQKLWMMHAQIQTLERNSFDDLQSLVELNLAHNNLTFLPHDLFTPLHRLERVHLHHNPWNCNCDILWLSWWLKETVPANTSCCARCHSPAVYKGRYIGELDHSYFQCDVPVIVEPPSDLNVTEGMGAELKCRTSSLTSISWLTPNGSLVTHGAYKVRLSVLNDGSLNFTSVTMQDTGTYTCMVSNTAGNISASAVLNVTSVENSGVTYFTTVTVETIESPGDYSQTPLPPFGWVSSSTTKGTPIFTRTTERTYTIPVLDPDGEGALNGLDEVMKTTKIIIGCFVAITLMAAVLLVIFYKMRKQHNQQDPDGPASSMEVITVEEELAGVAAMERHLSLPPLEHYNHYNTYKSSYHHGPMLSTIHSSATQEPLLIQACSKDNVQETQI, encoded by the coding sequence ATGCTGAACACAATGATCTCCTCCCTCCAGCGCCAGACAATGAGAGGTCGTAGGCTGAAGGGGGCGCTGTCCAACCCCCTATTCGTGCTGCTTTTGGCCCTTCAGATCCTGGTCGTGGCTGGGCTGGTTCGCGCTCAGACCTGTCCTTCTGTCTGCTCATGCAGCAACCAGTTCAGCAAAGTAATATGCACCCGCCGAAGTCTACGGGACGTCCCAGATGGCATTTCCACCAACACTCGCTACCTGAACCTCCAGGACAACCTCATCCAGGTCATCAAAGTGGACAGTTTCAAACATCTGCGCCATCTGGAGATCCTGCAGCTGAGCAAAAACCACATTCGCAACATTGAAATTGGCGCCTTTAATGGACTGGCCAGTCTCAACACTTTGGAGCTCTTTGATAATCGGCTCACGACAATCCCCAATGGAGCATTTGAGTACCTGTCCAAGCTGAAGGAATTGTGGCTACGGAACAACCCGATCGAAAGTATACCATCTTATGCCTTCAACCGAGTCCCCTCGCTTCGAAGGCTGGATCTAGGTGAGCTCAAACGTCTCTCTTACATTTCTGATGGAGCCTTCAAGGACTTGAGCAACCTGCGCTACCTAAACCTGGGAATGTGCAACCTCAAGGAGATCCCAAACATTTTACCTTTGATCAGGCTTGAAGAGCTAGAAATGTCAGGAAACCAGCTCACTGTTGTCAAGCCCAGCGCATTTTTAGGATTAGTGAACCTCCAGAAGCTGTGGATGATGCATGCCCAGATACAAACTTTAGAGAGGAATTCCTTTGATGACCTTCAGTCTCTGGTGGAGCTCAACCTAGCTCACAACAACCTTACCTTTCTACCACATGACCTCTTCACACCGTTGCATCGCCTGGAGCGGGTCCACCTCCATCACAACCCTTGGAACTGCAACTGTGATATcctgtggctcagctggtggCTGAAGGAGACAGTACCTGCTAATACTAGCTGCTGTGCCCGTTGCCATTCGCCTGCAGTCTATAAAGGTCGCTACATTGGGGAATTGGACCACAGCTACTTCCAGTGTGATGTTCCTGTCATTGTGGAGCCACCCAGTGACTTGAATGTGACAGAAGGCATGGGTGCAGAGCTTAAATGTCGTACAAGCTCGCTGACATCCATCAGCTGGCTTACACCAAATGGCTCGCTGGTGACACATGGGGCTTACAAGGTACGTTTGTCTGTACTCAATGATGGGTCACTGAACTTTACTAGTGTCACCATGCAGGACACTGGGACTTACACCTGTATGGTAAGCAACACAGCAGGCAACATTTCTGCCTCTGCTGTGCTTAATGTCACTTCTGTGGAAAACAGCGGGGTGACCTATTTTACCACAGTCACTGTGGAGACCATTGAGTCCCCGGGGGACTATAGCCAAACGCCACTTCCCCCATTTGGCTGGGTGTCATCCTCGACAACAAAAGGTACTCCTATTTTCACAAGGACCACAGAGCGGACTTACACCATTCCAGTTCTTGATCCGGATGGAGAGGGAGCCCTCAATGGCCTGGATGAGGTGATGAAAACTACCAAGATTATCATTGGCTGCTTCGTGGCCATAACGCTAATGGCTGCTGTTCTGCTGGTAATTTTCTACAAGATGAGGAAGCAACATAACCAGCAGGATCCTGATGGCCCTGCCTCCTCCATGGAGGTCATTACAGTTGAAGAAGAGCTTGCAGGTGTTGCTGCCATGGAGAGACACCTATCGCTGCCTCCTCTGGAGCACTACAACCACTACAACACCTACAAGAGCAGTTACCACCACGGTCCTATGCTCAGTACCATACACAGCTCAGCCACACAGGAACCTTTACTGATTCAAGCCTGCTCAAAAGACAATGTACAAGAGACCCAAATCTGA